GGTCATTGATCTGTTGCTGGATGAAGAGTCGCAGAGTCTCGCCAATCTGTCGGACTTTATTGGCAAGCCGGTGTCGCTGCAGGCCGAAACCCAATATCCGCAGGAAAACTTCGACATCATCCTGATGTAAGGCGGCATGCTTGATAAATAAAAAAACGGCGCGACCATCTGATCGCGCCGTTTTTTATTGGATATCTGCGAAGAGACTGTAGCTTAGAACAGCTTGAGGAATTGCAGCTCCAGTGGCGCCACGACCAGCATCAACAGCAATTGGGCGATGATGAAGACCAGAATCGGCGTCAGATCAAAGCCCCCTACCAGCGGTACCCGATTACGCAGCGGGGCCAATATGGGACGGGTCAAAGCATCCAGCACTGGAGTAATCACCGTGTAGGGATTCACCCAGCTCAGGATAGCCTGCAGGATAACGGCATACAGGAAGATATAAATGCTGAGCTTGATCAGCCCGACCACGGCGAGACCCACCAGCGCAATCCATACGCCACCGCCTGCAACCATCAGCGGAAAGTCACTCAACCATAATGAAGCGAGCTTCAATATCAGCTGGGCGACAAAAGCCACGATCAGCGTGGAGATATCCAGTCCGCCCCAGCCAGGAATCACCCGGCGCAGCGGCTTGACCGCAAAGTTGGTAATGGCCACGACGAATTGCGATGCCGGGTTTTTGAAAGGCGCGCCAGTCAGCTGCAGGTAAAAACGCAGCAGCGCGGCCAGGGTAAACATGCCGAGTATGGTTTCCAGCAGAAATTGCAAAGCGTTGGCGATCATGTCATTCCTTACCTAATTGGTCGCCCAGCTCGGCAGAGCGGGCGGCAGCAGCGTGAGCTGCCTGAATAATGGCGTTTTTAACCCCGGCGGTATCCATGGAGAGCAGGGCGCGTTCGGTGGTGCCGCCTTTGGAAGTCACCTGCGCACGCAACGTGGCGGGCGTCTCGCTGCTCTGGGCGGCGAGGGCGGTTGCTCCGGCAAAGGTCTGCAGGCTGAGCAAGCGGGCGTCTTCTGCACTCAAGCCCAGCTCCAGCGCGGCTTGCTGCATGGCCTCTATGAAATAAAACACATAGGCGGGGCCGCTACCGGAGATGGCGGTGACCGCATCCATTTTCTGCTCGGCGTCCAGCCACACGGTTTTCCCCGCGGCCTGCATGATGGTGTCGGCAATGTCTTTTTGTGCGGCGCTGACGGCAGGCAAGGCGTACAGGGCGGAAATCCCCGCCTGTATCTGCGCCGGTGTATTTGGCATGACGCGCACGATGGCCTGGTAACCGCCAAGCCAGCGCGCCAGATCCTGGCTGCGGATACCGGCGGCAATCGAGATTACCAGCTGCCCATGCAGCAGGCTACCCAGAAAGATCGCCAGGTCGCGCAGTTGCTGCGGCTTCACGGCCAGCACAATGACATCGGCACTGCTCACGCTGGGCAGTTGCTCGGTCACATGCACACCATATTCTGCGTGCAGTTGCTGGCGCTTGTCGGCATCCGGCTCGATGACGCTGATGGCATCCATGGCGTAACCATTGCTCTGCAGGCCGCCGATAAGGGCGCGCGCCATATTGCCGCCGCCGATGAAACTGATTTTTGTCATGGTTTATCGTTCAGTATTTAAAGTGTTTTGCGTTGCACTGCGTGTTGCGGTTGTCCTGACATGCGCTCCCCGCGGGTCATGCCGTCGCTGCCTTCGCCGGACGTGGGCCGAAAATGGCCGAGCCCACCCGCACGATAGTGGCGCCTTCGCCTATGGCAACCGGAAAATCTTCCGACATGCCTATCGACAAGGTATCCAGCGCGATGCCTTGCTGCCTCAGCGCATCATACAGGGCGCGCACCATTCTAAACTGCGCACGTTGCAATTCCATATCGGGCGTAGGGGCAGGTATCGCCATCAGACCGCGCAGTTGCAGGCGCGGCAATTGGGTGATGGCACTCGCCAAGGCGTATGCCTCCTCTGGCGCAATGCCGCTTTTGCTTTCCTCATGGCTGACATTCACTTGCAGGCATATCTGCAGTGGGGGCAGCTCCGCTGGCCTGGCGGCGTTCAGTCGCTCGGCAATCTTGAGCCGGTCCACACCATGCACCCAGCTAAAGTGCTGGGCGATAGGCTGAGTTTTGTTACTCTGGATGGGGCCGATGAAATGCCACTCAATCGGCAGGTCTTGCAGCAGCGCCTGTTTGTTCAGGGCTTCCTGCAGATAATTCTCGCCAAACCGTTGCTGACCAGCGGCCCATGCATCGCGGATGGCATCGGCGTTTTGCGCCTTGCTGACGGCCAGCAGGGTAATCTCCTGCGGGTCGCGTCCAGCGGCCGTGGCCGACTGACAAATACGGGCTTGCACGGCTTGCAAGCGTTCTGTGATTGCGCTCATAATCCATTCATCATTTTTATAAAATTATAGCAGGAGCCTAGGGTGGATATTTCGGATTTGTTGGCGTTCTCGGTTAAAAACAAGGCTTCTGATTTGCATCTTTCCGCCGGTATGCCACCCATGATCCGGGTGCATGGCGACGTGCGCAAAATCAACCTGCCGTCCATGGATCACAGCCAGGTGCACGACATGGTGTATGACATCATGAACGACGGCCAGCGCAAGATTTACGAAGAAACCCTGGAGTGCGATTTCTCGTTCGAGATTCCCAATCTTGCCCGTTTCCGGGTCAATGCCTTTAACCAGAATCGCGGTGCGGGCGCGGTATTTCGTACCATCCCCTCCAAGATTCTGAGCATGGAAGAGCTGAACTGTCCGCCTATCTTCCGTGAAATCGCGCAAAACCCGCGCGGCATCGTGCTGGTGACCGGGCCAACCGGTTCCGGCAAATCCACCACGCTGGCGGCCATGGTCGATTTCATCAATGAAAACGAGTACGGCCATATCCTGACGGTGGAAGACCCGATTGAGTTCGTCCACACCTCGAAAAAGTGTTTGATCAACCAGCGCGAAGTCGGTCCGCATACCCTGTCGTTCTCGAATGCCTTGCGCTCAGCGCTGCGTGAAGACCCTGACGTGATTCTGGTTGGCGAAATGCGCGACCTGGAAACCATACGCCTGGCCCTGTCGGCCGCTGAAACCGGCCACCTGGTGTTTGGCACCCTGCATACCAGCTCGGCGGCCAAAACCATAGACCGTATCGTCGATGTATTCCCCGCGGCCGAAAAAGAAATGGTGCGCTCCATGCTCTCTGAGTCCTTACGGGCGGTGATCTCGCAAACACTGTGCAAAACCAAGGATGAGCAGGGCCGTGTTGCCGCGCATGAGATCATGATAGGCACGCCGGCCATCCGTAACCTCATCCGCGAGAACAAGATTGCGCAGATGTATTCCGCCATCCAGACCGGGCAGAATGTGGGCATGCAGACGCTGGACCAGAACCTGCAGGAGCTGGTGAAGCGCAATATCATTTCGGTGGGCGAAGCCCGTGGCAAGGCTGCCAACAAGGAATCCTTCGGCGGCTAAGCAGCTTTTCGTACGATTATTCAACGCGTTTATTTAAGGTAGTCTTCCATGGAAGAAGGTCAGGCAGAGAAGTTTGTTTTTGATTTGTTGCGCATGATGATTGCCAAGAAAGCCTCTGATCTGTTCATCACGGCGGCCTTTCCACCGGCAATGAAGATCGATGGCAAGATGACGCCCATGAGCAGCCAGCCGCTCACCCCCCAGCATGTGCGCGAGATTGCCCGTGCCATCATGAACGACAAGCAGGCTGCCGAATTTGAAGCGACCCGCGAATGTAACTTCGCCATCAGCATGCCGCGTGTGGCGCGGTTCCGGGTCAATGCCTTTGTGCAGCGTGGCTCGGTCGGCCTGGTGTTCCGTACCATTACCTCGGCCATTCCCAAATTTGATGATCTGCATCTGCCCGAGGTGTTGAAGGAAGTCTCCATGACCAAGCGAGGTCTGGTGATTCTGGTCGGCGGTACCGGCTCTGGTAAATCCACCACGCTGGCGGCGATGATGGGCTACCGCAACGAAAACAGTTACGGTCATATCATCACCATTGAAGATCCGATTGAATTCATACATGACCACAAAAACTGCATCGTGACCCAGCGCGAAGTGGGCGTGGATACCGATAACTGGTTTGCCGCGCTGAAAAACACGCTGCGCCAGGCACCGGATGTGATCATGATCGGCGAAATCCGCGACCGCGAAACCATGGACTACGCCATTGCCTTTGCCGAAACCGGCCACCTGTGCATGGCGACCCTGCACGCCAACAGCACCAACCAGGCGCTGGACCGTATCATCAACTTCTTCCCTGAAGAGCGTCGTCAGCAATTGCTGATGGATCTGTCGCTGAACATGCGGGCCTTTGTCTCGCAACGCCTGATCCCCAAGCGTGATGGTCAGGGCCGTGCGGCGGCGATTGAGATCATGCTGAATTCCCCCCTTATTTCTGACTTGGTGCTGAAGGGCGAAGTGCATGGCATCAAGGAGATCATGGCGAAGTCACGCGAACTGGGCATGCAGACCTTTGACCAGGCCCTGTTTGATTTGTATGAGCGCGATGAAATCACCTACGAAGATGCGCTGCGCAATGCAGACTCCATCAACGATATCCGCCTCAAGATCAAGCTCGAAGGCAAGGATGCGCAAGATCGCGATATGTCCTCCGGGCTCGATAAACTTGGAATAGTCTAGCTTTCAAACGCTGTAGTGATTGGTGCTGGTCATCTGGGGGAACGAACTTTGCCCTGACTTCGCTTACCAAAGGATATGGCGGCTGATATACGGATTGGTATTTCTGGTTGGCGATATCCTCCCTGGCGTGGCGTCTTTTATCCCGAAGACCTCACGCAGGCGCGGGAGCTTGAGTTTGCCTCCCGTGCGCTGCCCAGCATTGAGCTGAATGGCTCGTTTTACGGATTGCAGCGCCCAACCAGTTACCAGCGCTGGTATCAGCAAACTCCCTCCGATTTCATCTTCAGCATTAAAGCCACGCGTTATGTCACGCATATCCTGCGTCTGCGCGATATTGAGACTGCCATGGCGAATTTTTTTGCCTCCGGTCTGCTAGCACTCAAGGAGAAGCTCGGTCCCATCCTCTGGCAATTCCCGCCCAGTTTTAAATTCGATGCCGCCCTGTTCGAGCATTTCCTGCAACAGCTGCCACGCGATACCCATGACGCCGCTGCGCTGGCCCGCCACCATAGTCCGGAAATGGCGGGCAAGACATGGTTTGAAGTGGATGAGAAGCGGCGCCTGCGGCATGCGGTGGAAATACGGAACTCCAGTTTCGAGCATGCGGAATTCATTGCCTTGTTACGCCAATATGGAGTGGCGCTGGTCGTGGCGGATACCGCAGGCAAATGGCCGTACATGGAAGATGTGACGGCAGATTTTGTTTACCTGCGCTTGCATGGCGATGCGGAGTTATACGCCAGCGGCTATGGCGAAGAGGCCTTGAAGCGCTGGGCGAAACGTATCAGCCAGTGGAGCCATGGCGATGAACCCGCTGACGCAAGTCGGGTTGCGGAAGCGGATGCTGCGCCATCTGCCAGAGCGCGGGATATCTATTGTTATTTTGATAATGACATCAAGGTGCGTGCACCGTTTGATGCTCGTAAGCTGTTGCAGGTGCTGGGCCGTGATCAGGGACTGGTGCCGCTGGATGCCTCCGCGCTGGAGAATGCGGTAAAGCCGCCGAGGAAGCGGGCGCCCCGCCGGCAATCGATAAAAAAATAACGCCAGCCGATGTGGCTGGCGTTTTTGCGATCTGCGGCCATGGTCAGGCCTCGAACGAATTTATGTGGCCTGATAAACCAGCTGGCCGTTGACCAGGGTATAGCGTACCTTGCCCCGCAAGTGCAGCCCCAGGAAGGGGGTATTTTTGCCCTGGCTTTGCAGCGCATTGGCTTCCACTTTCCACTCCTGTGCCGGGTCAAGCAGACAAAGGTCGGCGTCTGCATGCAAGGATAACTCGCCCGCTGGAATATCCAGTATGGCCGCTGCCTTGGTGGTGACGGCGGCAAGAGCCTGGGTCAGCGGAATATTCTGCTCATCAGCCCATTTGCATACCAGGGGCAACAATAACTCCAGCCCGGTGGCCCCGGCTTCTGCTTCCCCAAACGGTTGCAGTTTGGCGTCGTCATCCACGGGCGTGTGATCCGAGCAAATGGCATCAATGGTGCCGTCGATGACGCCCTGACGCAGGGCATCGCGATCGCGCTGGCCGCGCAATGGCGGACGCAGGTGGCAGTTGGGGTCAAAGTATCCGATGTCATGCTCTGTCAGGTGCAGGTGGTTGATGCTGACGTCGCAGGTAACAGGCAGGCCTTGCCGCTTGGCTGCGCGCACCATTTCCACACCTTCCGCCGTCGAGAGGCGGCACAGGTGGATGCTGGCGCCTGTTTCGCGGGCGATGGTCAATATGCTGGCAATCGCCAGCGTTTCCGCTGCCGCCGGGATGCCTTTGAGGCCGAGGCGGCTGGCGACTTCGCCGTCGTGGGCTGTGCCGCCGCTGGCGAGGTAAGGTTCTTCCGGCCGCAGCCAGATGGTATAGCCGAAGGTGGCAGCGTACTGCATGGCGCGCCACAACACCTGGGTGTCGGTAATCGCGACATCGGCTTGCGAAAAACCTACACAACCGGCCTCGGTCAGTTCGGACATTTCAGTCAGCTGTTTGCCCTGCAACTGGCGCGTAATGGCGCCCAGCGGATACACATGGGCCAGGTGCAATTGCTTGGCCTTGTGCTTGAGCATTTCCACCAGGCCGGGTTCATCCAGCACCGGATCGGTATCGGGCGGGCAGGCCAGGCTGGTAACACCGCCAGCAACGGCGGCCTGCATTTCACTTTCCAGCGTGGCTTTGTGCTCAAAGCCGGGCTCGCGCAGGCGGGCGGACAAATCCACCAGTCCGGGCAACACCAGCAAGCCGCTGGCATCCAGAGTCTGTGTCGCTTCGAAGCCAGCAGGGCCGCTGCCTATGCCGACGATCTTGCCTGCGGCAATGTAGATATCCTGCGTGGTGTCGATGTTGTTTTTGGGGTCGATCAGGCGCCCGTTTTTAATCAGTATTTTCATGCGCTGTTTCCTGCAAGCATGGACATGACCGCCATGCGTACGGCGATACCATAAGTGACCTGGGGCAATATCACGGATTGTTTGCCGTCAGCGACGGCGGAGTCGATTTCCACCCCACGGTTCATGGGGCCGGGATGCATGACAATGGCGTCCGGTTTGGCCAGGGCCAGTTTTTCCGGGGTCAGGCCATAACACTTGAAGTACTCCTGCGCGCTGGGCAGCAGGGCGCCACTCATGCGCTCGTTCTGCAGGCGCAGCATCATGATCACATCCACATCCTTCAGGCCTTCGCGCATGTCGTGATACACCTGCACGCCCAGTTTTTCTACGTGCTGCGGCAGCAGGGTCTTGGGCGCGATGACGCGCACTTCGGGCACGCCCAGCGTGGTCAGGGCATGAATCTCGGAGCGGGCCACGCGGGAATGCAGCACATCCCCTACCAGCGCCACGCGCAGGTTGTGCATGTCCGGCTTGTAGCGGCGGATGGTGAATACATCCAGCAAGCCCTGGGTCGGGTGCGCATGGCGGCCATCACCGGCATTGATCACGTGGATATGCGGCGCCACATGCTGCGCGATCAGGTGGGCAGCACCGGATTGCGCGTGGCGGATGACGAACATGTCGGCGTGCATGGCCGTCAGGTTGTCTATGGTGTCCAGGATGGTTTCGCCCTTGGATTGCGAGGAGGTGTTGACGTTGAGGTTGATCACGTCAGCGGACAGGCGCTTGGCGGCAATCTCGAAGGTGGTGCGGGTGCGGGTGCTGTTTTCGAAGAAGATGTTGCACACGGTTTTTCCGCGCAGCAGCGGCACTTTTTTCACTTCACGCTCGGCCACCCCGACAAAAGATTCCGCGGTATCCAGAATCTGGTTAAGGATGGCGCGCGGCAGGCCTTCGGTAGACAGCAGGTGTCGCAGCTTGCCATCCGGGGTAAGTTGGGGGTTAAGCATCAGAGGCTGTCTTTCAGTTCAAAATGGAAACGGCCGTCTTCCGATTGCAGCAGTTGCAAGTTCTGGCTTACGGGCAGTGGAATATCCGCCGCGACAATCTGCGGCACGATGGGCAACTCGCGGCCACCCCTGTCCACCAGCACCGCAAGGCTGATGCTGGCCGGGCGGCCGTAATCAAAGAGCTCGTTCATGGCAGCGCGTATGGTGCGGCCGGTATGAAACACATCGTCAACCAGGATGATGTGCTGATCCTGTACATCAAAGGGAATCTGCGATGGCTTGTTTTCGGCACGCAGGCCACGCTGGTCGAAATCATCCCGATAAAACGAGATATCCAGCGTTCCGCGTGCCACAGGGCGGCCCAGCAGTGGCAGCAGGCGGTCTACCAGCCAGACGCCACCACTGTGAATACCCACCAGTGCAGTGTTGTCGGTGATGAGCGGTTTCAGCTTTTGCAGCAGCACCTCAAAGGTGGCTTCGGCGTCAGGCAGTATCATGGCGATGTGCTCTATTCATGGTGTCATTGGCTCCCCGCATGCGGTTGCGCGACGGAGAGGGAAGACAATGTGTCAAAGTAGGATTGCAAGATATGTTGGGCGGCCACCTGATCCAGCATG
Above is a window of Methylovorus glucosotrophus DNA encoding:
- a CDS encoding YggT family protein; its protein translation is MIANALQFLLETILGMFTLAALLRFYLQLTGAPFKNPASQFVVAITNFAVKPLRRVIPGWGGLDISTLIVAFVAQLILKLASLWLSDFPLMVAGGGVWIALVGLAVVGLIKLSIYIFLYAVILQAILSWVNPYTVITPVLDALTRPILAPLRNRVPLVGGFDLTPILVFIIAQLLLMLVVAPLELQFLKLF
- the proC gene encoding pyrroline-5-carboxylate reductase: MTKISFIGGGNMARALIGGLQSNGYAMDAISVIEPDADKRQQLHAEYGVHVTEQLPSVSSADVIVLAVKPQQLRDLAIFLGSLLHGQLVISIAAGIRSQDLARWLGGYQAIVRVMPNTPAQIQAGISALYALPAVSAAQKDIADTIMQAAGKTVWLDAEQKMDAVTAISGSGPAYVFYFIEAMQQAALELGLSAEDARLLSLQTFAGATALAAQSSETPATLRAQVTSKGGTTERALLSMDTAGVKNAIIQAAHAAAARSAELGDQLGKE
- a CDS encoding YggS family pyridoxal phosphate-dependent enzyme, with protein sequence MSAITERLQAVQARICQSATAAGRDPQEITLLAVSKAQNADAIRDAWAAGQQRFGENYLQEALNKQALLQDLPIEWHFIGPIQSNKTQPIAQHFSWVHGVDRLKIAERLNAARPAELPPLQICLQVNVSHEESKSGIAPEEAYALASAITQLPRLQLRGLMAIPAPTPDMELQRAQFRMVRALYDALRQQGIALDTLSIGMSEDFPVAIGEGATIVRVGSAIFGPRPAKAATA
- a CDS encoding type IV pilus twitching motility protein PilT, which produces MDISDLLAFSVKNKASDLHLSAGMPPMIRVHGDVRKINLPSMDHSQVHDMVYDIMNDGQRKIYEETLECDFSFEIPNLARFRVNAFNQNRGAGAVFRTIPSKILSMEELNCPPIFREIAQNPRGIVLVTGPTGSGKSTTLAAMVDFINENEYGHILTVEDPIEFVHTSKKCLINQREVGPHTLSFSNALRSALREDPDVILVGEMRDLETIRLALSAAETGHLVFGTLHTSSAAKTIDRIVDVFPAAEKEMVRSMLSESLRAVISQTLCKTKDEQGRVAAHEIMIGTPAIRNLIRENKIAQMYSAIQTGQNVGMQTLDQNLQELVKRNIISVGEARGKAANKESFGG
- a CDS encoding PilT/PilU family type 4a pilus ATPase; the encoded protein is MEEGQAEKFVFDLLRMMIAKKASDLFITAAFPPAMKIDGKMTPMSSQPLTPQHVREIARAIMNDKQAAEFEATRECNFAISMPRVARFRVNAFVQRGSVGLVFRTITSAIPKFDDLHLPEVLKEVSMTKRGLVILVGGTGSGKSTTLAAMMGYRNENSYGHIITIEDPIEFIHDHKNCIVTQREVGVDTDNWFAALKNTLRQAPDVIMIGEIRDRETMDYAIAFAETGHLCMATLHANSTNQALDRIINFFPEERRQQLLMDLSLNMRAFVSQRLIPKRDGQGRAAAIEIMLNSPLISDLVLKGEVHGIKEIMAKSRELGMQTFDQALFDLYERDEITYEDALRNADSINDIRLKIKLEGKDAQDRDMSSGLDKLGIV
- a CDS encoding DUF72 domain-containing protein; protein product: MAADIRIGISGWRYPPWRGVFYPEDLTQARELEFASRALPSIELNGSFYGLQRPTSYQRWYQQTPSDFIFSIKATRYVTHILRLRDIETAMANFFASGLLALKEKLGPILWQFPPSFKFDAALFEHFLQQLPRDTHDAAALARHHSPEMAGKTWFEVDEKRRLRHAVEIRNSSFEHAEFIALLRQYGVALVVADTAGKWPYMEDVTADFVYLRLHGDAELYASGYGEEALKRWAKRISQWSHGDEPADASRVAEADAAPSARARDIYCYFDNDIKVRAPFDARKLLQVLGRDQGLVPLDASALENAVKPPRKRAPRRQSIKK
- a CDS encoding dihydroorotase, whose protein sequence is MKILIKNGRLIDPKNNIDTTQDIYIAAGKIVGIGSGPAGFEATQTLDASGLLVLPGLVDLSARLREPGFEHKATLESEMQAAVAGGVTSLACPPDTDPVLDEPGLVEMLKHKAKQLHLAHVYPLGAITRQLQGKQLTEMSELTEAGCVGFSQADVAITDTQVLWRAMQYAATFGYTIWLRPEEPYLASGGTAHDGEVASRLGLKGIPAAAETLAIASILTIARETGASIHLCRLSTAEGVEMVRAAKRQGLPVTCDVSINHLHLTEHDIGYFDPNCHLRPPLRGQRDRDALRQGVIDGTIDAICSDHTPVDDDAKLQPFGEAEAGATGLELLLPLVCKWADEQNIPLTQALAAVTTKAAAILDIPAGELSLHADADLCLLDPAQEWKVEANALQSQGKNTPFLGLHLRGKVRYTLVNGQLVYQAT
- a CDS encoding aspartate carbamoyltransferase catalytic subunit encodes the protein MLNPQLTPDGKLRHLLSTEGLPRAILNQILDTAESFVGVAEREVKKVPLLRGKTVCNIFFENSTRTRTTFEIAAKRLSADVINLNVNTSSQSKGETILDTIDNLTAMHADMFVIRHAQSGAAHLIAQHVAPHIHVINAGDGRHAHPTQGLLDVFTIRRYKPDMHNLRVALVGDVLHSRVARSEIHALTTLGVPEVRVIAPKTLLPQHVEKLGVQVYHDMREGLKDVDVIMMLRLQNERMSGALLPSAQEYFKCYGLTPEKLALAKPDAIVMHPGPMNRGVEIDSAVADGKQSVILPQVTYGIAVRMAVMSMLAGNSA
- the pyrR gene encoding bifunctional pyr operon transcriptional regulator/uracil phosphoribosyltransferase PyrR; its protein translation is MILPDAEATFEVLLQKLKPLITDNTALVGIHSGGVWLVDRLLPLLGRPVARGTLDISFYRDDFDQRGLRAENKPSQIPFDVQDQHIILVDDVFHTGRTIRAAMNELFDYGRPASISLAVLVDRGGRELPIVPQIVAADIPLPVSQNLQLLQSEDGRFHFELKDSL